The nucleotide sequence CGACCCGCCCCGCCGGGGTTGCCATCCGGCCGCGCTGGAAGCCCTGACGCGCCTGGCGCCGCCGCGTCTGGTCTACGTCTCCTGCCATCCCGGCATCCTCGGACGGGACCTGGCGCCCCTCCTGGCCGCAGGCTACCGGCTTGAGCAGGTGCAGCCGGTGGACCTCTTTCCGCAGACGCCTCACATTGAGACAGTAGTGACGCTTATCCATACGCGATAGAGTTTTCCTGGGAGGCCGCCGCAACGCGGAGGGTTGCGCTACCGCGCGTCACGGGTTGCCGCCATCAAGGATGGCAACAACGGCAGCAGGCCGCTAACCCGCTCGCGCACCTCGTCGCGGACGGCGCGAAAGGCCCGCAGACGCTCCGCTTCATCTTCAACGGCCACCGGGTCGGCGATGCTCCAGTGGAGCTGGATCGCGGCCCGCAGCCACACCGCGCACTCCTCGCGGGCGATGTCGCATACCGTTACCACCACCGCCGAGGCCAGGTCGGCCAGCGTATCTACGTGCTTGGTCTGCTGGTAGCCGATATCAATGCCTGCCTCGGCCATGACCTGCACGGCGAGGGGGTGCAGCGGGGCCGGATGGGTGCCGGCGCTACGCACCGTGATGCGCGCGCCGCTGAGGGCGCGCAGCCAGCCCTCGGCCATCTGCGAGCGGGCGCTGTTGGCCCGGCAGAGAAACACGACCGGCGGCATACGCTCCGGAATGGGCGCGGCAGTGGGCAGGGCCAGGCCGGCGGCGAGGCCATGGTGCAGGGCGATCAGGCCCGGCAGGTGTGCGCTGTAGTAATTTGCCCGCGCGTCGGCATCGCTGCGGTGCACGCGCACCAGACCGGCCTGGCGCAGCACGTTGAGATGGTAGGAGATCAGGTTCTGAGCCAGGCCGGTTCGCTCCACCAGTTCGCCCACCTGGTAGTCGCTGCACCGCAGCAGCAGCAACAGGCGCCAGCGCGTCTCGTCGGCCAGGAGCTTCAGTTGTTCGAGCGTTGCCTGTCCTCTCTCGTCCATGGCACTCCCTGTGTGAACAGCGGGGAAACCTGGTTTTCGCCCCCCTGCCCGTCAGGAAAACCCGGTGTGGGCAACCCTGATGATCGTTGAGAAATAAATCCGGTATAGCCCGCGGCTTCAGCCGCCGGGCCACAGGGCGAATACGTTTATAGTTACATGAAGGTTGCCCACACCATGGAAACCAGATTTCCCTGTGCCCCTGCCCGTGGAAGGGTGTCGAGCGTCTTTGTGCCGGCTATCGTACCAGATCCGCTGCCGCCGCTCAAGGCGTGCTGCCAGGGCTGAGGCGGCGCCTTCAGGGCAAGCTCCGGAGGTGTTGCCTCAGCTCAGGGCATGCTCGTGGCAGATGGAGTACAATACCCTGCCGGATAAGTAACGGACCCGATGCTCTTGATTGTCAATGGTGACGCCGATGATGCCAGACCTCTTTCAGCAGCCGGCTCCCGCGCTGGGCAACCAGTATGCCGATGACCGCGTGTTGCGCTCATTCTTGCAGCGCGCGCTGCCGCCAGACGCGCTCGCTGAGGCGACACCGGCCCTGGAGCGGATGGGCGAACTGGCCGGCGGCGAGTTGTACCGTCTCCAGCTCGCCGACCGGCGCAACGAGCCGCTGCTCACCCAGTGGGACGCATGGGGCGAACGGATTGACCAGATCACGCTTTCGCCGCTCTGGCAGCGCGCCGCCCGCCTCGCCGCCGAGTACGGTCTGGTGGCCCTGCCCTACGAGCAGCCCTACGGGGCCGCCTCGCGCCTGGTGCAGTTCGCCCTGGCGTACCTCTTCCACCCCTCCACTGATGTGTACACCTGTCCCCTGGCAATGAGCGACGGAGCCGCGCGCACCCTGCTCCGCGCCGGCGACCAGGCTCTCATCGAACGGGCGCTGCCCCGTCTCACCAGCCGCGACCCCGACCGCTGCTGGACCAGCGGCCAGTGGATGACCGAGCTTCCCGGCGGCTCCGACGTGAGCCGCACCGAGACCGTCGCCCGGCCCGATTCCGATGGTCTCTGGCGGCTGTATGGACGCAAGTGGTTCACCTCGGCCACAACCGGCCAGATGACGCTGGCGCTGGCCCGGCCCGAGGGCGCCCCGGCGGGCAGTCGGGGCCTGGCCCTGTTCTACCTAGAACTGCGCGACGCCGACGGGCGATTGCAGGGCATCCGGGTGAACCGGCTTAAGGACAAGCTGGGCACGCGCAAGGTTCCCACCGCGGAACTAAGCCTGGAAGGGGCGCCAGCGCGGATGGTCGGCGCGCCCGGGGAGGGAGTGCGCGCGATTGTGCCGATGTTGCAAGTGACTCGCACCTGGAACAGTGTGATGGCCGCCGCCTTCATGCGCCGGGGTTTGGCCCTGGCGCGCGACTACGCCCGTCGCCGGGTGGCCTTCGACGCGCCGTTGAACCGGCAGCCGCTCCATGTCGAGACTCTGGCCGGGCTACAGGCCGAGTTTGAGGGCGCCTTCCACCTGAGCTTTCTGGTGGCGGCGCTCCTCGGGTCCGAGGAGGCCGGTCAGGTTGACGCCACGCAGGCCCACCTGCTGCGCGCGCTCACCTCGGTGGCCAAGCTGACGACGGGGCGCCAGGCGGTGGAGGTGCTCAGCGAGGTCATTGAAGCCTTCGGCGGCGCGGGTTACGTTGAGGACACCGGGTTGCCCATCCTCTTGCGCGATGCCCACGTGCTGCCGATCTGGGAGGGCACCACTAACGTGCTGGCGCTGGATACGCTCCGCGCCCTGGCCCAGCCGGGGGCCTGGGAGGCCCTGTGCGGGCTGGTCGAACGGCTCACTGCAGGCGCCGCCGACGAGGAGTTGCGTCTGGCCGGTCGCCAGGCGCGGGCGGCGCTCGACCATGCCCGGCGCTGGCACGCCGGTGCGGTAGGCGAGCGCCCGCGGCTGGAGCGAGGCGCCCGGCGCCTGGGGCTGACCCTCGGGCGCAGCCTGGAACTGGCGTTGCTGATTGACCACGCGAACTGGTCGCTGACCGTGGAGGGCGACGGGCGCGCCCGCGCTGCCGCCCTGCGCTTCGCCAGGACGCCGGTTGACCTGATCAGCGACACTGATCGGGACGACCAGGCCCTGGCCGATGATACGCCGCTGCCTCGCAGTGCAACCTTCCGGGTTGCGCCCCTGGAATGAGCAACATCGGGCAACCGGGTTTCCCCGCGCCCCTGCCGCCGGATGGGGCCGGCGGCCCTGGCCTCGGCTGGGGAAGATACGAAACCGACGTTCCCCAGGACTCCGCACGTGCTCACCGGTCCATCTTACGGGCGGCCAGGGCGGCCAGTTCGCTGAGGGAGGGGTGCGGGCCGTAGCTGGAGGCCAGGTCCTCCAGACGCATACCCATGCGCATGGCCAGGGCGACCGGAGCAAGCATATCTGCCGCGGTCGGGGCGACGGCGAGCGCGCCGGCGATCCGCCCGGCCTGGTCCCAGGCCAGGGTGAGGAAGCCTTCGGGCGTTTCGTGGATATGGGCGGCCAGACCTTCGGTGAGCGCCGCAGTCACACTGCCGTGAGCGCCTTCGGTGGTGAGGCGACCGAGTTTCGCCACCTGGGGCCGTTCCATGAATGTCAACACAATATGGCGCGTATCCGCCGGGCCAGAAGAGCGGCGCACCGCGTGCTGGGCCGCCGCCCGGCCCTGGGCCATGGCCACGCTTGCCGCGCATGGCTCTAACGCATCGCCAACCAGGTAGACCCCGCGCCATTTTGTCTGTCCATACACATCCACGGTCGCCTGGTCCGCGGGCAGCCCTGCCGACTCAGGATTGCTGCGGTAGCGGCTCACCACCATGGCGACGTCGGCCAGGTGACGTTCACCGTCCCCGGTAATGGCCATCACCTCACGCTCACCGGCGACGAGTTGTTGCACACCAGCCTCGGGCGCCACCACCACCCCCCGGCGCTCCAGCAGGCGCGTGAGGTAGCCGTCCACTTCGGGGGCCAGGCGGGTGCGGGGCGTTTCCTCGGGCACGAGCCAGGTCACCTCCGTGCCGAGCAAGTTCAGGATGTGGCACAGTTCGAAGCCGCTGGTTCCATCGCCGATCACCAGCGCCCGGCGGGGCGTCTCCTCCAGCACGTCCAGTTCAGTATCAGCCAGGATGCGCACATGGTTTGGTTCGAGGCCGGGAGGGAAAACCGTCTGGGCGCCGGTGGCGATGATCACTGCATCGGCCTCCAGGCGCTGTTCGGGCGCGCCATCGGGCGGTTCGACCACTACCTGTCCCGGACCAACGAGGCGGGCGCGCCCGGCGAGCATCTGCACCTCCAATCCCGTGAGCAGGTTGGTGCAGTGTTCCTGCCAGGCGGCAACCGTGCGCGCAACGCGCTCCTTGATGGCGCTGATGGCCCGTTCGCCTGCCGCCGCGGCGGCCAGCCAGACCCGGCCCGCCAGCGGTCGCCACAGCCCCGGGGCCTCGGTGCTCACCAGAGTGACCGAAGCATGGGGCGCCGCCGTGCGCGCGGCTTCCACCCCGGCCGGACCGCCGCCGATGATGACCAGTCGTAGCGTTGGAGTTTTCACGGCGTGTCAAAAAGGTATATACCTGGAAAACGCCTGCCTTCCAGACTCTCCTTCGGGCAGGGACGTAGGGAACCGCAGTGGCTTAGTTCAGCCAGAGGGCGACGGCAACCCCCAGGGATGCTGCGACGACGAGCGCGGCTGCCAGCAGGAGCCACACCTGGATTGGGAGCTCGGATGAACCGGCGGTTGTCCGGAGCGCCCGGACGCTCG is from Chloroflexaceae bacterium and encodes:
- a CDS encoding metalloregulator ArsR/SmtB family transcription factor, with amino-acid sequence MDERGQATLEQLKLLADETRWRLLLLLRCSDYQVGELVERTGLAQNLISYHLNVLRQAGLVRVHRSDADARANYYSAHLPGLIALHHGLAAGLALPTAAPIPERMPPVVFLCRANSARSQMAEGWLRALSGARITVRSAGTHPAPLHPLAVQVMAEAGIDIGYQQTKHVDTLADLASAVVVTVCDIAREECAVWLRAAIQLHWSIADPVAVEDEAERLRAFRAVRDEVRERVSGLLPLLPSLMAATRDAR
- a CDS encoding acyl-CoA dehydrogenase family protein, coding for MMPDLFQQPAPALGNQYADDRVLRSFLQRALPPDALAEATPALERMGELAGGELYRLQLADRRNEPLLTQWDAWGERIDQITLSPLWQRAARLAAEYGLVALPYEQPYGAASRLVQFALAYLFHPSTDVYTCPLAMSDGAARTLLRAGDQALIERALPRLTSRDPDRCWTSGQWMTELPGGSDVSRTETVARPDSDGLWRLYGRKWFTSATTGQMTLALARPEGAPAGSRGLALFYLELRDADGRLQGIRVNRLKDKLGTRKVPTAELSLEGAPARMVGAPGEGVRAIVPMLQVTRTWNSVMAAAFMRRGLALARDYARRRVAFDAPLNRQPLHVETLAGLQAEFEGAFHLSFLVAALLGSEEAGQVDATQAHLLRALTSVAKLTTGRQAVEVLSEVIEAFGGAGYVEDTGLPILLRDAHVLPIWEGTTNVLALDTLRALAQPGAWEALCGLVERLTAGAADEELRLAGRQARAALDHARRWHAGAVGERPRLERGARRLGLTLGRSLELALLIDHANWSLTVEGDGRARAAALRFARTPVDLISDTDRDDQALADDTPLPRSATFRVAPLE
- a CDS encoding FAD-dependent oxidoreductase, whose amino-acid sequence is MKTPTLRLVIIGGGPAGVEAARTAAPHASVTLVSTEAPGLWRPLAGRVWLAAAAAGERAISAIKERVARTVAAWQEHCTNLLTGLEVQMLAGRARLVGPGQVVVEPPDGAPEQRLEADAVIIATGAQTVFPPGLEPNHVRILADTELDVLEETPRRALVIGDGTSGFELCHILNLLGTEVTWLVPEETPRTRLAPEVDGYLTRLLERRGVVVAPEAGVQQLVAGEREVMAITGDGERHLADVAMVVSRYRSNPESAGLPADQATVDVYGQTKWRGVYLVGDALEPCAASVAMAQGRAAAQHAVRRSSGPADTRHIVLTFMERPQVAKLGRLTTEGAHGSVTAALTEGLAAHIHETPEGFLTLAWDQAGRIAGALAVAPTAADMLAPVALAMRMGMRLEDLASSYGPHPSLSELAALAARKMDR